One segment of Candidatus Gracilibacteria bacterium DNA contains the following:
- the rpsM gene encoding 30S ribosomal protein S13, whose protein sequence is MAARIAGVILPSGKHAEIALTYIYGIGRTKAQTILDQVKIERTRKIDDLSEAELDLVRDAIKEHIVEGDLRRLISGNIKRLQEIRSYRGVRHQKRLPVRGQNTKTNARTRKGKSVAIAGKKK, encoded by the coding sequence ATGGCTGCTAGAATTGCCGGTGTTATACTCCCAAGTGGAAAACATGCAGAAATTGCCCTTACCTATATATACGGTATTGGAAGAACAAAAGCTCAAACTATACTTGATCAAGTAAAAATCGAAAGAACTCGAAAAATCGACGATCTTTCTGAAGCTGAACTCGATCTTGTTCGTGACGCTATTAAAGAACACATTGTAGAATGAGATCTGAGAAGACTTATTTCTTGAAATATTAAGAGACTTCAGGAAATTAGATCTTACAGAGGAGTTCGACATCAAAAGAGACTTCCAGTACGAGGTCAAAATACGAAAACAAATGCGCGAACGAGAAAAGGAAAATCAGTTGCAATCGCTGGTAAGAAGAAATAG
- the rpmJ gene encoding 50S ribosomal protein L36: protein MKVRPSAKKICQNCKIVLRRFQGRKCVRVICSTDPKHKQRQG, encoded by the coding sequence ATGAAAGTAAGACCATCTGCGAAAAAAATCTGTCAAAACTGTAAAATCGTACTTCGAAGATTTCAATGAAGAAAGTGTGTACGAGTTATATGTTCAACTGACCCAAAACATAAACAAAGACAAGGTTAA
- the infA gene encoding translation initiation factor IF-1, producing MSKEDKIEVEGTIIQSLPGLVFEVQLPEDLGGGIVRGHLSGNMRKNFIKLIEGDKVTIELSPYDPGKGRITYRK from the coding sequence ATGTCAAAAGAAGATAAAATAGAGGTAGAAGGTACAATAATCCAATCTCTACCCGGCCTGGTTTTTGAAGTTCAATTACCAGAGGATTTATGATGAGGGATTGTGCGTTGACATCTCAGCGGAAATATGCGAAAGAATTTTATTAAGCTTATCGAATGAGATAAGGTTACTATAGAGCTCAGTCCATACGACCCATGAAAATGAAGAATCACGTATCGAAAATAA
- a CDS encoding cyclic nucleotide-binding domain-containing protein produces the protein MNLFQNIDLFSSLPQIEQDNLSDFCQLQSISKGDVLFQEGEEPQALYIIVSGGVGIYKKNDEGVLRQIAYSQKGDLVGEMAFFGKPPNRNASVIALENTDLIVMLHFSMQELLRKYPSIHEEVKQIIESRIEENKNEGKN, from the coding sequence ATGAATCTGTTTCAAAATATAGACCTTTTTTCAAGTCTTCCACAAATAGAACAGGATAACTTGTCAGACTTCTGTCAATTACAATCTATTTCTAAGGGAGATGTACTTTTTCAAGAGTGAGAAGAACCACAGGCTTTGTACATTATTGTTTCTGGTGGAGTTGGGATTTATAAAAAAAATGATGAATGAGTCTTGAGGCAAATTGCATATTCTCAAAAATGAGACCTTGTTGGAGAGATGGCATTCTTTGGAAAACCACCGAATCGTAATGCAAGTGTTATTGCCCTTGAGAATACTGACTTAATTGTTATGTTACACTTCTCTATGCAAGAACTCTTGCGGAAATACCCTAGTATTCACGAAGAAGTTAAACAAATTATAGAGAGTAGAATAGAAGAGAACAAGAATGAGTGAAAAAACTAA
- the infB gene encoding translation initiation factor IF-2, which yields MAQNIDDYYSSISSDPQSGNGNSASNKPIIKKKIKVKAKKAVQVEEVKETTPVNPPKEEIKKVMPPQTQETRKEAPIKSEQKPKVSQGPQTLNDALDSNKKSRLTIVSRGSEEKPKTQTRGSSGNSGNRTQNNPHQNSAQQNNASSSRTDSSGDTNSSGTKFKPGFSNANAKPGFKSQSNQEDTRGGKKSKFYGNNKGGRYRNKIDVDDSQFTRSNKLKTKKKEQKNIEDISQTLTARTGETVILPEFLSLKEFSEKIGVPLSGLIAEFMKNGMMMTINSQIDFDTATLISESFDVKLEKEASSGVAIDELASGNIKDFLAEDDASKLIERAPVVSIMGHVDHGKTSLLDYIRNAKVASGEAGGITQSIGAYQAEYNDRKITFLDTPGHEAFTIMRSRGAKSTDIAILVVAADEGVKPQTIESISHAKEAGIPVIVAINKMDKEGANPDFVKGQLAERGLTPEDWGGDTPMVPVSAQTGFGIDDLLEIILLSADILELKANPDRNGIATIIESYLDMQLGPVATVLVNTGTIEKGSAIVCGASYGKVKVLKDYTGKGVKLATPGMPVLVVGLDKVANGGDILQVVSGIDVARQKSVEYQEFLSNKKMLKTSQLDILMTRIKAGNLKHLKIVLKSDTNGSLEAIRNALEKLSTPETSVSIIHSGVGNITEGDVLMCGGSSAILIGFGVAVGVNARSTLEKSGVEYINSKIIYHITDRIEKIVSGMLDPKEVEVTLCMAKVGAIFYTSKKFIIVGAILTEEGSSIQNKAQVRVIRGDKVVGKGTIDSLKAGVEEVHKLEGPTECGLKIKGTINVEEKDVLEVYKIVIEK from the coding sequence ATGGCTCAAAATATAGACGACTATTATTCGAGTATTTCTTCTGACCCACAATCATGAAATTGAAATTCTGCTTCAAATAAACCAATCATTAAAAAGAAAATTAAAGTTAAGGCTAAGAAAGCAGTTCAAGTTGAAGAGGTCAAAGAAACTACTCCAGTAAATCCCCCGAAAGAAGAAATCAAGAAAGTGATGCCTCCTCAAACACAAGAGACTCGAAAAGAGGCTCCTATTAAGAGCGAGCAAAAACCTAAGGTGTCACAATGACCACAAACTCTTAATGATGCACTTGATTCAAATAAAAAATCAAGACTTACTATAGTTTCTCGATGAAGTGAGGAAAAACCAAAAACTCAAACACGAGGATCATCTTGAAATTCTTGAAATAGAACTCAGAATAACCCACATCAAAATAGTGCTCAACAAAATAACGCATCATCTAGTAGGACTGATTCATCGTGAGATACTAACTCTTCTGGAACAAAATTTAAACCTGGTTTTTCTAATGCGAATGCGAAACCTGGATTTAAATCTCAATCAAATCAAGAAGATACTAGAGGATGAAAAAAATCAAAATTCTATGGAAATAACAAATGAGGAAGATACAGGAATAAAATAGATGTTGATGATTCACAATTTACACGTTCAAATAAGCTCAAAACAAAGAAAAAAGAACAAAAAAATATAGAAGATATTTCTCAAACACTTACAGCAAGAACTGGTGAAACAGTAATTCTTCCAGAGTTTTTATCACTCAAAGAGTTTTCAGAAAAAATTGGAGTTCCACTTTCAGGGCTTATTGCTGAGTTTATGAAAAATGGTATGATGATGACAATTAATTCTCAAATAGATTTTGATACTGCGACACTTATTTCAGAATCATTTGATGTGAAGCTTGAAAAAGAAGCGTCAAGTTGAGTTGCAATTGATGAACTTGCAAGTTGAAATATTAAAGATTTTCTTGCAGAAGACGACGCTTCTAAACTTATAGAAAGAGCTCCAGTTGTTTCCATAATGGGGCATGTCGATCACGGGAAGACGTCACTTCTTGATTATATTCGAAATGCAAAAGTAGCTTCAGGTGAAGCTGGTGGTATTACTCAAAGTATTGGAGCATATCAAGCTGAATATAATGATAGAAAAATTACATTCCTCGATACTCCAGGTCATGAAGCGTTTACTATAATGCGTTCAAGATGAGCGAAATCTACGGATATTGCAATTCTCGTAGTCGCTGCAGATGAGTGAGTAAAACCTCAGACAATCGAATCAATCTCTCACGCGAAAGAAGCTGGAATACCAGTAATCGTCGCTATTAATAAAATGGATAAAGAGGGGGCAAATCCTGACTTTGTAAAAGGACAGCTCGCAGAAAGAGGTTTGACTCCAGAAGATTGGGGTGGAGACACTCCTATGGTTCCTGTTTCAGCTCAAACAGGGTTTGGTATTGATGATTTGCTTGAAATTATTCTCTTGTCAGCTGACATCTTAGAACTTAAGGCAAATCCAGATAGAAATGGTATAGCTACGATTATAGAATCATATCTTGATATGCAATTAGGACCAGTTGCTACAGTACTTGTAAATACGGGAACTATAGAAAAATGAAGTGCAATTGTATGTTGAGCTTCATATGGGAAAGTAAAAGTTCTAAAAGATTATACAGGAAAATGAGTAAAACTCGCAACTCCAGGTATGCCAGTTCTTGTAGTCGGACTTGATAAGGTAGCAAATGGGTGAGATATTCTTCAAGTAGTTTCTGGAATCGATGTTGCAAGACAAAAGTCTGTGGAATACCAAGAATTCTTATCAAACAAAAAGATGCTGAAAACATCGCAACTTGATATTCTTATGACAAGAATCAAGGCTGGGAATCTCAAGCATTTGAAAATTGTTCTCAAATCTGACACTAATTGAAGTTTAGAGGCAATAAGAAATGCTCTTGAAAAACTCTCTACTCCAGAAACAAGTGTGTCAATTATTCACTCATGAGTAGGGAATATTACTGAAGGAGATGTACTTATGTGTGGTTGAAGTTCAGCTATCCTTATTTGATTTGGAGTTGCAGTTTGAGTAAATGCTCGCTCTACTTTAGAAAAATCAGGTGTTGAATATATAAATAGTAAAATTATATACCATATCACAGACAGAATAGAGAAAATTGTAAGTGGTATGTTAGATCCTAAAGAGGTTGAAGTAACTCTATGTATGGCAAAAGTTTGAGCTATATTCTACACTTCTAAAAAATTCATCATTGTCGGAGCTATTCTCACAGAAGAATGAAGCTCTATACAGAACAAAGCACAGGTAAGAGTCATTCGATGAGATAAAGTAGTTTGAAAATGAACTATTGATTCTCTTAAAGCTTGAGTTGAGGAGGTTCATAAACTTGAAGGGCCAACTGAATGTGGGCTCAAAATCAAAGGAACTATTAACGTAGAAGAAAAGGATGTCTTAGAAGTTTATAAAATAGTAATAGAAAAATAA
- the trpS gene encoding tryptophan--tRNA ligase: MRVLTGVKPTGDGMHLGNYLGMFRPFMNQARGHEAFLFLPDFHSLTSVHDAKKLSANKKRLACELFALMPDDAPFTVFEQSEMQYINDISWIISSVTPYSLMLRAHSFKDSQTKNSDINMAVFNYPILMAADIIGYDVDLVPVGRDQQQHLEFTRDIAGNFNRTYDTEFFKLPDAYIQDDVALIPGLDGRKMSKSYDNFIGVFDDEKTLKKRVMSIVTDDKGLDDIKDPDTCNVFALIQFFANSQRVETIRQKYLAGGYGYGHAKLELLEILGEYFHDARLKYTQYMDNFALVQAKLDIGNKRANQLHGDKYHELKKIVGLS; the protein is encoded by the coding sequence ATGAGAGTACTGACATGAGTAAAACCAACTGGAGATGGGATGCATCTTTGAAATTATCTTGGTATGTTTCGACCATTTATGAATCAAGCGAGATGACATGAGGCATTTTTATTTTTACCAGATTTTCATTCTCTTACGTCAGTTCATGATGCAAAGAAGCTCAGTGCTAACAAAAAGAGACTTGCCTGTGAGCTCTTTGCTCTCATGCCAGATGATGCTCCATTTACAGTATTTGAGCAGTCTGAGATGCAATACATAAACGATATTTCATGGATTATATCAAGTGTTACTCCATATAGTTTAATGCTTCGAGCTCATAGTTTCAAAGATAGCCAAACGAAAAATTCAGATATCAATATGGCAGTGTTTAACTATCCTATTTTAATGGCAGCAGATATAATTGGTTATGATGTTGATCTTGTTCCAGTTGGACGTGATCAGCAACAACATCTTGAATTTACGAGAGATATCGCTTGAAATTTCAATAGAACCTATGATACAGAGTTTTTTAAACTTCCTGATGCATATATACAAGATGATGTTGCACTTATTCCTGGATTAGATGGCCGAAAAATGAGTAAAAGTTATGACAACTTCATAGGTGTATTTGACGACGAGAAAACTCTCAAAAAAAGAGTAATGTCAATCGTCACAGATGATAAATGACTTGATGACATCAAGGATCCAGATACTTGTAACGTATTTGCCTTAATACAGTTTTTTGCTAATAGTCAGAGAGTAGAAACTATTCGCCAAAAATACCTTGCAGGTTGATATGGATATGGACACGCTAAGCTGGAACTCTTGGAAATACTATGAGAGTATTTTCATGATGCGAGACTTAAATATACACAATATATGGATAACTTTGCACTCGTTCAAGCGAAACTTGATATTGGAAATAAGCGAGCAAACCAGCTACACTGAGATAAATATCATGAATTGAAAAAAATTGTCTGACTGAGTTAA